The segment AGGACAAGCAAGGTCAGCCAGAGTGAACCCAGACAAcataagatttttttgttgagtACCAGTTCAGGTAGCCATAAATAGATAAATGTAATCTTTAAAGACCAGTACGATAGGCTACGGCTGAAACACATGGAAGTGGATAACCAGCACAGATCAGCCCTGAGATCGGGGCTTCATCTCATCACAGGCAGAAACATAGTTGAAGTTAACACGTTGAGGGCAAGTTTGTGCTTTGTTAAAGGGTTTGGAATCGGGAATCAAGCCCGTTTGGTCCTATTTGACTGTACGGAAATTCTCATACTGATTTTGGAATGTAACATACAACTATGGCTATGTCATATCTGTTGAAGAGGCAGGCACTTTGAGTAAGGCAAGGCAAGGCAAGGCAAGTTTATTTGTGTAGCACAATTCATACACAggcaattcaaagtgctttacaaaggCAACGAAAtacaagaacattttaaagtcaAAAGGGGATtgaaacaagacaataaaatatcaatagtagaacaattaaaaggaaaaagtcaATCGAAGATACCTGGTATGTTTTTTCTAAAAGCTTTATCCTCTGACCATGCTAGCAAAAGGCCTGCTAGAGGGTTCCGTCTGCTCTTATAAAATCAATGTTACTGTGATGTGATGTGTTAtcacaaataaatgtattttttgatgTTTACACACAGGGTACATTCAGGCGTCCCGGGCACTCATGATCGCCTCCATTGTTTTTGGGACCTTTGGGCTCGTGGCCACTCTCTCAGGAATGCAGTGCTCAAAAATAGGAGGAGAAAACTACATCCTCAAGGGGAGGATTGCTGCAGTCGGAGGAGTGTTCTTTTTACTGCAAGGTAAAGACAGAATTGAAAGTGGATGAGGTGGATGTGTccaaaaaaaggggggaaataTTTGTTCACAGCAAACGTTttattaataagaaaaaaagcagaTCCCTGACAATAATTGTCCCCTGAACAATCTAAAAATGATTTCCAGTTtatgttaaaaagaaataatttactTTTACCAATGCAGTGtgcaagaaaaaacatttattaacatgATAAATCTTTACATACATCCAGAAGAGCTGAAGAGCACACAGAATATGTTCATTCCCTTTTGGCTCACCAGGAGGAAATCGTCCACTGTATCACTGCACCCAGGGCATACTGCACACTATGGTGATGTTAGCATGAACACTTTGCTTTAATTAGATTCAGCTCATGCCAAATGAAGTAATACCTTACGTCTTGACCCTGGAATCCCACTTTAACATTTCGAATCGTATTTTATCATATGTGGATTATGAGTCATCAACTGGATTAATAATTTCCATAATGGCAAATCTAGATCTAATTGTCAGCCAGACTCAGCTTCTTATCTTTCATAGACACACTTAATCCATTTGAAAGACTCTGAATCTACATTATCTCATCTACATGGCAGATGCAGTGAAAGGTGTCTACCACTATGCTGTGACCCCATACTTATTACCCCTTCTAAATATACACTTTTTATCTCTGTTGTGGATTGAATTTGTCCAAAGTGATGGAAGATTTTTTCCAGTCTTCATTCTAGCACTTAATTACAGAAAAGCTATACTGTATCCCACAATGTTGAGGAGGATGAGTTCAGTACCTGCATCCTGTTCCAAAGATTTAAACAACTCTTCCTCAGCCCAAGATCTACtctacacaaaataaaatagaagatTCTTTGACATGAGGGAAGACATAATCTCCTTAAACTGTCAACACACAGACGAGTCCTGTTGAATTGACTTCACCCACAAAATACCCAAGACGGTCAATCCCATCAGGCACTCAAATCTATGTATGCGGAAGATAAGCTATCAGAAGTCAGATGGCCAGTTCGAAAGGTCAACCCATCCTCTAACAAACCTGAGGATACACAAAAGGCTTCACACAAAGCAGGTGGAATTGAGAGAATAGGCTCCAGAATGTACAATTAAAGTGACAAAGAGGAGAAAAGTTACATTTGCAGTTCATTTAACTTTGAAAGACTGCATATATTCTTTACAAAACACATGAATATACAGTGCGgattcgcacatcaacgcttGCAACTTGACCGCAAatatttggtaggcagtcacgggATAcagtacgtgcattctattggctgacggcatctggaagtgcactccgttctgtgagtctcggagagacacaaaagtgctttgaacagtcagtaagagtgtgggaaaaggtaatacagataaaaggtagtttaacatcagtatggggagggtgcataaacatttcaattaccataaataataacataaatagtttgtcgctctattgtggaattcattaattgccTGTGGTTCCCGGAACACATTAACCGAGGGAACGAGGCACCACTGTATAACTATACGGTCTGTAACAACCCAGCTCCtttatagtcatagtcatagtcaacttgtcaaatgtaccatacatGCATGGAGAATtgtaacattaaaaacagatgtTAAGGGTTGAAATACATTGAAATACAATTATTTAATGAACCAAGGATGGTTTGAAAGCCCTACGCAGAGGGaagttcaataaaaaataacacaagagCCAACAGATACTgcacaaataaaagaaatataaaaatctgCTTTAGGAAGCTGCACAGAGCCTTTCTGCAGGTCAGGATGGGACATTCGACTATAAAAGCAACTTCGGCCTCCACAGGGGACACCTGACCCTGACCCACTTGTCTCCCCAAATAAGTGATAGGGTTAGCGTCGCTTCACTGGGTTTACTCTATAGGAATGCTCTTTAATTAGCTTAGCATCTTTTACATCAATATCCCGCTAAGGACTATGGTCCCAGTCAGAATATCATTAAAAAGTCATTGAAAACAATCCACTAGCCCAAACATATCATCAGGTTGCCTGATAGACGACCTAAATGCGGCAGTGATCACAAACAGGTAGTTTTCCATTACTTCACCGATTAGTGAAGCGTCAGGCGACTCTTCACAAACCTCCAATGTGGATGTTACTTAGAACTGTTCAAACTCAAATCAAATCCAGAAATATCAGGCAGGTTCATGTCTGATATTTCTAAAGTAAACATTGTTTTGTAGGGATTTGCACCTTAATTGCTATATCCTGGTACGCCGCCAACATCACGCAGCAGTTCTTTGACCAGTTTTATCCAGGGACAAAGTGAGTATACCACCAGCATCAGTACTACAGAGGGTATAATATCTGAATGACCCAATGTGAGAAGGTTGGTTGCAGTGGATTCAATAATAACCCATGAATGTTGCTGTGCCACAGATATGAGATCGGAGAGGGCTTGTACATTGGCTGGGCCTCATCTGTACTTGCAATCTGTGGAGGTTCATGCCTGATATTTAGTTGTAAAGTGAAGAGCCCCAATGAAAAAATGTGAGTAGGTGTTCCCAAAACACACTTTTGCCTGGGTCTAACGGAATAAAATGAAGCTCCTCAATGACATGTATCTCTTGCATTTCAGACCATACATATACCACCCATCCTCCAGAGGACATGCGATATCAACGGTGGCAACATCACAGACCAGTAACTATGGAAGAAATGCATATGTCTGAGAGGATACAAAGGATTCACGAAGGAATGCCAGTTAGATCAGTCTGCTTACTCAATTACTTTAAGAGGAAATTAACTACATTTATTATTCTGAAGGAGCACATGAGAAGTCAACATTTGCAATACAACACTCATGATCAGTGTCTAGAAGTATGagaatctttttaaaaataactagtttatatttaaatctttTGTCTCTTTCCAAATGTGCTGATAACATAATGTGCTAATTGTGAACAGAGCAAAGAGAATATATCTACTATTTAACTTCAGGTACACAGGCTCACTGCTCATTGTATCATGAAAGAGAAACTCTCAGGAGTTAGGATGGGTGAAGTTCACTGTGTTGTGGAAAACATTCTGTACAGGATATTACTCCACAGTCTTGGAGTGCTAATGGAAAGTTGTTGTAAATACATTTCATCTGGATTTTAATATTCACTTCAATATTACACTTTAACAGCTCAAACTATCAGAGTTGCATATGAAATGGTAAACTATAATAATAACCAC is part of the Antennarius striatus isolate MH-2024 chromosome 13, ASM4005453v1, whole genome shotgun sequence genome and harbors:
- the LOC137606488 gene encoding claudin-15-like, giving the protein MNAIVEAFAFFLGFLAWLMVGVALPNRNWKVSTVDGNVITTSTIYENLWMSCATDSTGIHNCRDFPSLLALSGYIQASRALMIASIVFGTFGLVATLSGMQCSKIGGENYILKGRIAAVGGVFFLLQGICTLIAISWYAANITQQFFDQFYPGTKYEIGEGLYIGWASSVLAICGGSCLIFSCKVKSPNEKIPYIYHPSSRGHAISTVATSQTSNYGRNAYV